A single window of Undibacterium sp. 5I1 DNA harbors:
- a CDS encoding helix-turn-helix transcriptional regulator gives MKNIVKELRTQRDLSQAALADLLDVSRQTVNAIETGRYDPSLPLAFTISKLFGQPIEKIFFVD, from the coding sequence ATGAAAAACATCGTCAAAGAATTACGCACGCAGAGAGACTTGAGTCAGGCTGCACTAGCTGATTTATTGGACGTATCGAGACAGACAGTGAACGCCATCGAAACCGGACGCTACGATCCCAGCTTGCCACTGGCTTTTACGATCAGTAAATTATTTGGACAGCCGATTGAAAAAATTTTCTTCGTTGACTAA
- a CDS encoding methyl-accepting chemotaxis protein has protein sequence MTKVVRASPEMQKFLAAPDSEPVSGSAFDVHGFWTLGVVLMRNLRFKAKALLICLMFLVPMIVLGWVYYSSTMESIQFSAKERLGVEYNREIFPVLELAQQLRRDATNAAISGTAPTTMADVKDKLQAAQTKLAEVEKRLGGDLDTAKAYADVQTAFAQANAATATDAVFKAHTAHVDSLIALLNLVTDNSNLTLDPDIASFYVMDAAFARVPDIIESSAKLRGLGLAVLKVGSITPAQQKTLSELIPIAEFQSNNMRTGLAKAFVADKTLSDKLNVAPTLDATTAFFALARKSVIDSQDYAPEVQATYLDAANKTVHGQYELVQRLMNELDGLLATRVSGMKSTLYIVSAILCVGILLAFYFFYTFYLVTSGGLRLISKHLQEMADGDLRRAPAKPWGKDEPAQVIGDLRHAYDSLHGLIRTVRHSARSLHATSAEIASASFDLSSRTESAAASLEEQSAAMEEIGSTVDNTAELASLAAKFAADNAKVAEAGGKVIATVVTTMQEIYTSSSKINDIIGVINGIAFQTNILALNAAVEAARAGEAGRGFAVVASEVRNLAQRSAAAATEIKTLISNSVDQIASGTKVVEQAGTTMTTMVTNAKQINVYLSDISSASREQALGVTQVAAAVHALDEDTQQNAALVEQTTAASGALTQQAETLQHEIANFKVA, from the coding sequence ATGACGAAAGTTGTAAGAGCCAGTCCCGAGATGCAGAAATTTCTCGCCGCACCAGACAGCGAACCAGTTTCCGGAAGTGCATTTGATGTACACGGATTCTGGACACTGGGTGTAGTGCTGATGCGCAATCTGCGATTTAAAGCGAAAGCGCTACTCATTTGTTTGATGTTTCTGGTGCCAATGATCGTACTGGGCTGGGTTTATTATTCCAGCACCATGGAGAGTATTCAGTTTTCCGCCAAAGAACGTCTGGGCGTGGAATACAACCGCGAGATATTTCCCGTCTTAGAGCTTGCTCAGCAGCTACGTCGCGACGCGACCAATGCCGCCATCTCCGGCACTGCGCCAACCACGATGGCCGACGTGAAAGACAAACTGCAAGCAGCACAAACCAAATTAGCGGAAGTTGAAAAACGGTTGGGTGGCGATCTGGATACAGCCAAGGCCTATGCTGACGTACAGACCGCATTTGCACAAGCCAATGCGGCGACGGCGACAGATGCTGTTTTTAAAGCCCATACGGCGCATGTGGATTCGCTGATTGCTTTGTTGAACTTAGTGACAGACAACTCCAATCTGACGCTCGATCCTGACATTGCCAGTTTCTACGTGATGGATGCGGCGTTTGCCCGAGTCCCCGATATTATTGAGTCCTCTGCAAAACTGCGAGGCCTGGGTCTGGCAGTCTTAAAAGTAGGCAGCATTACTCCCGCGCAGCAAAAGACCTTGAGTGAGCTGATTCCGATTGCAGAATTTCAATCGAATAATATGCGCACTGGGCTTGCCAAGGCGTTCGTTGCGGATAAAACTTTGTCTGATAAATTGAATGTTGCGCCGACCTTGGATGCCACTACCGCATTCTTCGCACTGGCGCGAAAAAGCGTGATCGATAGCCAGGACTATGCGCCTGAAGTGCAAGCCACGTATCTTGATGCTGCCAATAAGACCGTTCATGGGCAGTATGAGCTGGTGCAACGCCTGATGAATGAGCTGGACGGTTTGCTAGCGACGCGCGTATCAGGAATGAAGTCGACTCTTTACATAGTCTCTGCCATTTTATGCGTCGGTATCTTGCTCGCATTTTATTTCTTCTATACGTTTTATTTGGTCACCAGTGGGGGCTTACGCTTGATCAGTAAGCATCTGCAAGAAATGGCTGACGGTGATTTACGTCGCGCGCCAGCCAAACCTTGGGGTAAAGATGAACCGGCGCAAGTGATCGGCGATCTGCGTCATGCCTATGATTCTTTGCATGGACTAATTCGCACGGTTCGGCATTCTGCCCGCTCATTGCATGCCACCAGCGCCGAGATTGCCTCAGCAAGTTTTGATCTCTCGTCCAGAACAGAATCTGCTGCCGCGTCATTGGAGGAACAATCAGCGGCCATGGAAGAGATCGGTTCGACCGTTGATAACACAGCAGAACTGGCCAGCCTTGCTGCCAAATTTGCCGCCGATAATGCCAAGGTTGCAGAAGCTGGTGGTAAGGTGATCGCAACCGTAGTTACGACGATGCAAGAGATCTACACTTCGTCTTCCAAGATCAATGACATCATCGGCGTCATCAACGGCATCGCTTTTCAGACGAATATTCTGGCGCTGAACGCGGCGGTAGAAGCCGCCAGAGCAGGTGAGGCCGGACGTGGCTTTGCGGTCGTTGCCAGCGAGGTTCGCAATCTGGCACAGCGCAGCGCCGCCGCCGCGACCGAGATCAAAACATTGATCTCCAATAGCGTGGATCAAATTGCCAGCGGTACCAAAGTGGTTGAGCAAGCGGGCACCACAATGACCACGATGGTGACCAATGCCAAACAAATTAATGTCTATCTCAGCGATATTTCTTCTGCCTCCCGTGAGCAAGCTCTGGGCGTGACGCAGGTAGCGGCAGCGGTGCATGCCTTAGACGAGGATACGCAACAAAATGCAGCGCTGGTAGAGCAAACGACAGCCGCATCTGGCGCATTGACTCAACAGGCGGAGACATTGCAACATGAGATTGCTAATTTTAAGGTTGCTTAA
- a CDS encoding response regulator produces MRFHSDRLTMIRPRPYRAGDPLSVLVVDDDYFMQRMAIMVLDSLGHSGVVVDDGQKALSCLAKRQFDLVLMDVMMPVMDGLQALAAIRAAEQQFGTRQAIIMVTSHAEPRDKIRLQKAGADGYVSKPIDVEQLCSELQRVMLKI; encoded by the coding sequence ATGCGGTTTCATAGCGATCGTTTAACCATGATACGACCTCGTCCTTATCGTGCCGGTGACCCACTTAGCGTCCTTGTGGTGGACGATGATTATTTTATGCAGCGCATGGCGATCATGGTGCTCGATAGCTTGGGGCACTCTGGCGTCGTGGTTGATGACGGACAAAAAGCACTGAGCTGTCTGGCGAAGAGACAGTTTGATCTGGTGCTCATGGATGTCATGATGCCGGTGATGGATGGCTTGCAGGCACTCGCGGCGATCCGTGCAGCAGAACAACAGTTTGGCACCAGGCAAGCAATTATTATGGTGACAAGTCATGCAGAGCCTAGAGACAAGATTCGCCTGCAGAAAGCAGGGGCGGATGGCTATGTCAGCAAGCCTATAGATGTAGAGCAGTTGTGCTCAGAACTACAGCGGGTCATGCTAAAAATTTAA
- a CDS encoding M16 family metallopeptidase, giving the protein MIKLMGRTVASVFFLTLSWSAHATINLTDPIPVGPQVKVGKLPNGLTYYIQKNAKPEKRVELRLVVKAGSILEDDDQQGLAHFTEHMAFNGSRHFKKHELISYLQSIGVKFGADLNAYTSFDETVYILQIPTDKKENLETGFQVLEDWAQGVQMNDADIDKERDIILEEARLGKGANDRMNKVLLPGIFNGSKYADRLPIGKEDIIKNFKYDAVKRFYADWYRPDLMAVVVVGDIEPEQAEKMVLAHFAQLKNPAKERPRDYAKIPDRAESKALVITDKEATSNIVLIRYPVRVARPNVIISDYRQSMIKRLAASMLGQRMQELTQQATPPFLGASSSMGQLVHGYESFSSVAALGSGGVEPAINAVVQENERARQFGFSADELDRAKKTQLRNLENSYNERDKSNSGMYAAEYIRNFLDQETIPGIVNEYAYNTELMPGITLSEVNMYVSKSIPAATQKLVAYMGSSKTDVPAPLESALLQMVITAEKMPVVANEQKKVASNLMERPQKSGSIISEKYNKELDLTELTLSNGVKVVLKSTDFKNDQVLISTTRFGGQSLYENKDNFNARYASSIVSSMGLKTFSSTDIPKILAGKSANLQTSSGFYTEGFSGSAGSADVETLFQLLSLRMTSPRKDEELFKSYIKKGQDATKNTMASPESIFNDALITTLYNNHPRSVRSAKPEDFSQIDLDRSMAIFNDRFSSAKGLTFIIVGSFEIDKIKPLITAYLANLPTSEIVTTYKDLGMHIVTGVVKKEVRVGTEQNSRVVLNFSGAATYSKEENMRFHAMLDVLNLRITDILREKLTLIYGGGMGGSINRIPDQNYRIGVTLPCGPENVDKVIAAMFAEIQQIKTDGPLLADLNKVKQNWLKERQIQMRTNTYWLGNLQDSILYGTDMAEMLGYEARVNAVTLDDIKQAANRYFNLNNYVQFVMYPEK; this is encoded by the coding sequence ATGATCAAGTTGATGGGACGCACAGTCGCCAGTGTATTTTTTCTCACTCTCTCCTGGTCAGCACATGCCACGATTAATCTGACTGATCCAATTCCGGTAGGGCCACAAGTTAAAGTAGGCAAACTCCCTAATGGACTGACTTACTACATCCAAAAAAATGCTAAGCCTGAAAAACGAGTTGAATTACGTTTAGTCGTTAAAGCAGGTTCGATTCTGGAAGACGATGATCAACAAGGGCTCGCCCATTTTACCGAGCATATGGCATTTAACGGTTCACGCCATTTTAAAAAGCATGAATTGATTTCCTACTTGCAGTCTATTGGCGTGAAATTTGGCGCTGATCTGAATGCCTATACCAGCTTTGATGAAACCGTCTATATCCTGCAAATTCCAACCGATAAAAAAGAAAACTTAGAGACTGGATTCCAGGTCTTAGAGGATTGGGCGCAAGGCGTGCAGATGAATGACGCTGATATAGATAAAGAGCGCGATATTATCCTGGAAGAAGCGCGCTTAGGGAAAGGCGCTAACGACCGCATGAACAAGGTATTGTTGCCCGGGATTTTTAACGGATCAAAATATGCAGATCGCTTGCCCATCGGCAAAGAAGACATTATAAAAAACTTTAAGTACGATGCGGTCAAGCGATTTTATGCTGATTGGTATCGTCCTGATTTGATGGCGGTAGTTGTGGTCGGTGATATAGAGCCAGAGCAGGCAGAGAAAATGGTGCTAGCACATTTCGCACAACTGAAAAATCCTGCCAAAGAACGCCCGCGCGATTACGCCAAGATTCCGGATCGGGCAGAATCCAAAGCCTTGGTCATTACTGATAAAGAGGCGACTAGCAATATCGTGCTAATACGTTATCCAGTTCGCGTTGCTAGGCCTAACGTGATAATTTCTGATTATCGCCAGAGCATGATCAAAAGATTAGCAGCATCAATGCTCGGTCAACGTATGCAAGAATTGACTCAGCAAGCAACGCCGCCATTTTTAGGCGCGTCCAGCTCGATGGGGCAATTAGTCCATGGTTACGAATCATTCTCTTCTGTTGCCGCTCTTGGAAGTGGCGGAGTTGAGCCAGCGATCAATGCAGTAGTACAAGAAAATGAACGCGCTCGTCAATTTGGTTTCAGCGCTGATGAGTTAGATCGTGCCAAAAAAACGCAACTTCGTAATTTAGAAAATAGCTATAACGAGCGCGATAAATCTAATTCCGGCATGTATGCAGCAGAGTACATCCGTAATTTTTTAGATCAAGAAACTATCCCGGGAATCGTTAACGAATATGCCTACAATACAGAATTGATGCCAGGGATTACCCTGTCTGAGGTAAATATGTACGTCAGCAAATCCATACCAGCAGCAACCCAAAAACTGGTGGCCTATATGGGTTCCAGCAAAACAGATGTGCCGGCACCTTTAGAGTCGGCATTGCTGCAAATGGTGATCACAGCTGAGAAAATGCCTGTCGTTGCTAACGAGCAGAAAAAAGTCGCTTCAAATTTAATGGAGCGCCCACAAAAATCTGGCAGCATCATTTCTGAAAAATATAATAAGGAACTGGATTTAACCGAATTGACGCTGTCAAACGGTGTCAAAGTCGTTCTCAAATCGACTGATTTTAAAAATGATCAGGTATTGATCAGTACCACACGTTTTGGTGGGCAATCCCTATATGAGAATAAAGATAATTTCAATGCCCGCTATGCCAGTAGCATAGTCTCAAGCATGGGTCTAAAGACTTTTTCATCTACCGATATTCCAAAAATTTTAGCTGGAAAATCGGCTAACTTACAAACCAGTAGTGGTTTTTATACTGAGGGTTTTAGCGGTTCTGCAGGCAGCGCGGATGTTGAAACTTTATTTCAACTGCTATCTTTGCGAATGACTAGCCCACGCAAAGACGAAGAGCTATTTAAGTCGTATATTAAAAAAGGACAGGATGCGACAAAAAATACGATGGCAAGTCCTGAATCTATATTCAACGATGCGCTGATCACGACGCTGTATAACAATCACCCGCGCTCAGTTCGCTCCGCAAAGCCAGAAGATTTTAGTCAGATTGATCTGGATCGTAGCATGGCGATTTTTAACGACCGTTTTAGTAGCGCTAAAGGGCTGACTTTTATCATTGTAGGTAGTTTTGAGATCGATAAAATAAAACCGCTGATTACGGCTTATCTAGCAAATTTACCCACGTCCGAGATTGTCACTACTTACAAAGATTTAGGGATGCATATTGTTACTGGCGTAGTAAAAAAAGAAGTGCGAGTTGGTACAGAGCAGAACAGCAGAGTCGTCCTTAATTTCTCTGGCGCTGCTACTTATTCTAAAGAAGAAAATATGCGTTTTCACGCCATGCTCGATGTACTGAATCTTCGTATTACGGATATTTTGCGTGAGAAATTGACCTTGATCTACGGTGGAGGCATGGGTGGCTCTATCAATCGTATCCCTGATCAAAATTATCGTATCGGCGTCACTCTGCCATGCGGCCCAGAAAATGTGGATAAAGTGATCGCTGCTATGTTTGCGGAAATACAGCAAATAAAAACGGACGGACCATTATTGGCGGATCTGAATAAAGTAAAACAGAACTGGCTTAAAGAACGACAAATACAGATGCGTACGAATACTTATTGGCTTGGTAATCTACAAGACTCTATCTTGTATGGCACTGATATGGCAGAGATGTTAGGTTATGAGGCGCGCGTCAATGCAGTGACATTGGATGATATAAAACAAGCTGCTAACCGGTATTTTAATTTGAATAATTATGTACAGTTTGTGATGTATCCAGAGAAGTAA
- a CDS encoding amidohydrolase family protein yields MDLIIRNANLPDGRTNIDIAIESGRIVAIDHKLPARAVQEIDAGGNLVSPPFVDAHFHMDATLSYGLPRVNQSGTLLEGIALWGELKPMLTQDALVQRAMQYCDWAVGRGLLAIRSHVDICDDRLLAVEALLEVKKRVAAYIDLQLVAFPQDGILRSATALTNLKRAMAMGVDVVGGIPHFERTMADGTESVKILCEYAADNGYRVDMHCDESDDPLSRHIETLAYHSHRLGMQGRVTGSHLTSMHSMDNYYVSKLLPLIREAGVAAIANPLINITLQGRHDAYPKRRGMTRVPEMLAAGIDVAFGQDCAMDPWYSLGSGDMLEVAHMGLHVAQMTGQEAMRACYRAVTETPATILGLEGYGIQVGCHADLVILDAANTIEAIRLRAARLTVIRRGKVISQMPAAKASLQLDGRPSQINFRLS; encoded by the coding sequence ATGGATCTGATTATTCGTAACGCCAATTTACCTGATGGTCGTACCAATATCGATATAGCGATTGAGTCCGGTCGTATCGTCGCGATAGATCACAAGTTGCCAGCACGAGCGGTGCAAGAAATAGATGCCGGTGGCAATCTGGTATCGCCACCGTTTGTCGATGCGCACTTCCATATGGACGCAACGCTTAGCTATGGTCTGCCGCGAGTCAATCAGTCAGGTACTTTGCTAGAAGGGATTGCATTATGGGGCGAGCTGAAGCCGATGCTGACGCAAGATGCGTTAGTGCAAAGAGCGATGCAGTATTGTGATTGGGCGGTCGGGCGTGGCTTGCTGGCGATACGGTCGCATGTTGATATTTGCGATGACCGTTTGCTGGCAGTTGAGGCTTTACTGGAGGTCAAAAAGCGGGTCGCAGCTTATATCGATTTGCAATTGGTCGCTTTCCCGCAAGATGGCATATTGCGCAGCGCGACGGCGCTGACTAATTTAAAGCGGGCGATGGCGATGGGCGTTGATGTGGTCGGTGGTATTCCACATTTTGAACGCACCATGGCCGATGGTACGGAGTCCGTCAAAATCCTGTGCGAATACGCTGCTGACAACGGATATCGTGTGGACATGCATTGTGATGAATCCGACGATCCTTTGTCGCGCCATATCGAAACATTGGCCTATCACAGTCATCGGCTGGGTATGCAAGGCAGAGTGACTGGCTCCCACTTAACCTCGATGCATTCCATGGATAACTACTATGTCAGCAAGTTGCTGCCGTTGATACGCGAGGCCGGTGTCGCAGCGATTGCTAATCCGCTCATTAATATCACCCTGCAAGGTCGTCACGACGCGTATCCAAAAAGACGTGGCATGACGCGGGTGCCAGAAATGTTGGCTGCCGGGATTGATGTCGCATTTGGTCAGGATTGCGCGATGGACCCGTGGTATAGCCTGGGTTCTGGCGACATGTTAGAAGTCGCACACATGGGATTGCATGTAGCGCAGATGACCGGGCAAGAGGCAATGCGCGCGTGCTACCGCGCCGTCACAGAGACGCCAGCCACCATCTTGGGTTTAGAAGGCTACGGTATCCAAGTCGGATGTCATGCTGATCTCGTGATACTTGACGCCGCCAATACGATAGAAGCAATACGCCTGCGTGCCGCCAGATTAACCGTCATACGACGCGGCAAAGTCATCAGCCAGATGCCTGCTGCCAAAGCCAGTTTGCAACTTGACGGCCGGCCATCACAGATTAATTTCAGGTTGTCTTAA
- a CDS encoding DUF4139 domain-containing protein, which yields MRPPLSATLLLLTLIGSTNLSANAQTEEQRSTLNDQQEVAVTIYNNNLALIKDQRKIQLKSGVSSLAFRDVSANMRPETALLRSITSPGSLSVQEQNFDFDLLTPQKLLEKYVGRNVTVIRTNTATGAETTESALVLSAKNGVVLKIGDRIETGVPGRIVYNDVPSNLRDRPTLVMALDNKGAQQQAVELSYLTSGLAWKADYVVELNPAEDKLDISGWVTLTNTSGASYRNAKLQLVAGDVHQVPDQSPRVQITGNAVAAAPLMRKAMVEESLFEYHLYTLDHPTTIAENQTKQVALLSGSAVPARKELLLSGSDYYYQSSYGDIGQKIKVAAFVEFDNKESSHLGMPIPKGTIRVYKKDSSGNTQFIGEDNIDHTPKNEKVRIKLGDSFDVTADKKQTDFKKISGTGKYNSNFESAFEIVLKNAKKEAVVVTVQEPMPGDWKIMSESHPHSKDASNTAVWKISVPAEGSTKLVYRAQVRY from the coding sequence ATGCGACCACCACTCTCCGCGACACTGCTTCTGTTGACGCTAATTGGCAGCACCAACCTTAGCGCCAACGCACAGACAGAAGAACAGCGCAGCACGCTTAACGATCAGCAAGAAGTTGCCGTCACGATTTATAACAATAATCTGGCCTTAATTAAAGATCAGCGCAAAATTCAACTCAAGAGTGGTGTCTCTTCGCTCGCCTTCCGTGATGTCAGTGCCAATATGCGGCCAGAAACCGCTTTGCTGCGCAGCATTACCTCGCCAGGCAGCTTGTCGGTGCAAGAGCAGAATTTTGATTTTGATTTGCTGACGCCGCAAAAATTATTAGAGAAATATGTCGGACGTAATGTCACTGTGATCCGCACCAATACCGCGACCGGTGCCGAAACGACAGAGTCCGCTTTGGTTCTCTCCGCGAAAAATGGCGTCGTACTCAAAATTGGTGACCGGATAGAAACCGGTGTGCCGGGCCGTATTGTGTATAACGATGTGCCGTCTAATCTGCGCGACCGGCCAACTCTGGTCATGGCATTGGATAACAAAGGTGCGCAGCAACAAGCAGTAGAGTTAAGTTATCTTACGAGTGGACTGGCATGGAAAGCAGACTATGTGGTTGAACTCAATCCGGCGGAAGATAAGCTGGACATTTCTGGCTGGGTCACACTGACCAATACCAGCGGTGCCTCCTATCGCAACGCTAAATTGCAACTGGTCGCTGGCGATGTGCATCAGGTTCCAGATCAATCTCCTAGAGTACAAATTACTGGCAATGCAGTTGCTGCCGCGCCGTTGATGAGGAAGGCGATGGTAGAGGAATCTCTGTTTGAATATCATCTCTACACCTTAGACCACCCGACGACCATTGCCGAAAATCAAACCAAGCAAGTCGCTCTGTTATCCGGCAGTGCCGTGCCAGCGCGCAAAGAGTTGTTGCTGAGCGGCAGCGATTATTATTACCAAAGCAGTTACGGTGATATTGGTCAAAAAATCAAAGTCGCCGCTTTTGTCGAGTTTGATAATAAAGAGAGTTCGCATCTCGGCATGCCAATTCCTAAAGGCACGATTCGCGTCTACAAAAAAGACAGCTCAGGTAATACCCAGTTCATCGGCGAAGACAATATTGATCACACGCCGAAAAACGAAAAAGTCCGCATTAAATTGGGTGATTCCTTCGACGTCACTGCGGATAAAAAGCAGACTGACTTCAAGAAAATTTCTGGAACTGGTAAATACAATTCCAACTTCGAGAGTGCGTTTGAAATTGTATTGAAAAATGCCAAAAAAGAAGCAGTCGTTGTTACCGTTCAAGAGCCGATGCCGGGCGATTGGAAAATCATGAGCGAGAGTCATCCTCACTCCAAAGATGCTAGCAATACCGCAGTCTGGAAAATCAGTGTGCCGGCAGAAGGTAGCACCAAGTTGGTCTATCGTGCCCAGGTTCGCTATTAA